In Streptomyces nojiriensis, one genomic interval encodes:
- the sucB gene encoding 2-oxoglutarate dehydrogenase, E2 component, dihydrolipoamide succinyltransferase, producing the protein MSVSVTLPALGESVTEGTVTRWLKAEGERVEADEPLLEVSTDKVDTEIPSPVSGILASIKVAEDETVEVGAELAVIDDGSGAPAAAAPAAEPAPAAEAPAAPAPVAEAPAAPAPVAEAPAAEAAPAAAGTDVVLPALGESVTEGTVTRWLKAVGESVEADEPLLEVSTDKVDTEIPAPVSGTLLEILVGEDETAEVGARLAVIGVAGAAPAAPAPAAAPAPVAAPAPVAPAAPVAAPAPVAPAAPVAAPAPVQAAAPVAAPAPVAPVVPAPAAPAAAPASAGDEGAYVTPLVRKLASESGVNLSTVSGTGVGGRIRKQDVLAAAEAAKAAAAAPAPAAAAPAAKAPAAAVSELRGQTVKMTRMRKVIGDNMMKALHSQAQLSSVVEVDITKIMKLREKAKGAFLAREGVKLSPMPFFVKAAAQALKAHAVVNARINEDEGTITYFDSENIGIAVDSEKGLMTPVIKGAGDLNLAGISKATADLAAKVRGNKITPDELSGATFTISNTGSRGALFDTVIVPPNQVAILGIGATVKRPVVLETAEGTVIGARDMTYLTLSYDHRLVDGADAARYLSAVKAILEAGEFEVELGL; encoded by the coding sequence ATGTCGGTTTCCGTAACCCTTCCGGCGCTCGGTGAGAGCGTCACCGAGGGCACTGTCACCCGCTGGCTGAAGGCCGAGGGCGAGCGCGTCGAGGCCGACGAGCCGCTGCTCGAGGTCTCGACCGACAAGGTCGACACCGAGATCCCCTCCCCCGTGTCGGGCATCCTGGCCTCCATCAAGGTCGCCGAGGACGAGACCGTCGAGGTCGGCGCCGAGCTGGCCGTCATCGACGACGGCTCCGGCGCTCCCGCCGCCGCGGCTCCCGCCGCCGAGCCGGCCCCTGCCGCCGAGGCCCCCGCGGCTCCGGCCCCGGTCGCCGAAGCCCCCGCGGCTCCGGCCCCGGTCGCCGAGGCCCCCGCCGCGGAGGCCGCTCCGGCCGCCGCCGGCACCGATGTCGTGCTCCCCGCGCTGGGCGAGTCCGTCACCGAGGGCACCGTCACCCGTTGGCTGAAGGCCGTCGGCGAGTCGGTCGAGGCCGACGAGCCGCTGCTCGAGGTCTCCACGGACAAGGTCGACACCGAGATCCCCGCGCCGGTCTCCGGCACGCTGCTGGAGATCCTGGTCGGCGAGGACGAGACCGCCGAGGTCGGCGCCCGCCTGGCCGTCATCGGCGTCGCCGGTGCCGCTCCGGCCGCCCCGGCTCCGGCCGCCGCCCCGGCCCCCGTGGCCGCGCCGGCCCCGGTCGCCCCGGCTGCCCCGGTCGCCGCTCCGGCTCCGGTCGCCCCGGCCGCTCCGGTCGCCGCTCCGGCTCCGGTCCAGGCCGCCGCCCCGGTGGCCGCTCCGGCCCCGGTCGCCCCCGTCGTCCCGGCTCCGGCCGCTCCGGCAGCCGCTCCGGCGTCCGCCGGTGACGAGGGCGCGTACGTGACCCCGCTGGTGCGCAAGCTCGCCTCGGAGTCCGGCGTCAACCTGTCCACGGTCTCGGGCACCGGTGTCGGTGGCCGTATCCGCAAGCAGGACGTCCTGGCCGCCGCCGAGGCCGCCAAGGCCGCTGCCGCCGCTCCCGCGCCGGCCGCTGCCGCTCCGGCCGCCAAGGCTCCGGCCGCCGCGGTCTCCGAGCTGCGCGGTCAGACGGTCAAGATGACCCGCATGCGCAAGGTCATCGGCGACAACATGATGAAGGCCCTGCACTCGCAGGCTCAGCTCAGCTCCGTGGTCGAGGTGGACATCACCAAGATCATGAAGCTGCGCGAGAAGGCCAAGGGCGCGTTCCTGGCCCGTGAGGGCGTCAAGCTCTCGCCGATGCCGTTCTTCGTCAAGGCCGCTGCCCAGGCGCTGAAGGCCCACGCGGTCGTCAACGCCCGGATCAACGAGGACGAGGGCACCATCACCTACTTCGACTCGGAGAACATCGGCATCGCCGTCGACTCCGAGAAGGGCCTGATGACCCCGGTCATCAAGGGTGCCGGTGACCTCAACCTGGCGGGCATCTCCAAGGCGACCGCCGACCTGGCCGCCAAGGTCCGCGGCAACAAGATCACGCCGGACGAGCTGTCGGGCGCGACCTTCACCATCAGCAACACCGGCTCGCGCGGTGCGCTGTTCGACACCGTCATCGTGCCGCCGAACCAGGTCGCCATCCTGGGCATCGGTGCCACCGTCAAGCGTCCGGTGGTCCTGGAGACCGCCGAGGGCACCGTCATCGGCGCCCGCGACATGACGTACCTGACCCTGTCCTACGACCACCGCCTGGTGGACGGCGCGGACGCGGCCCGGTACCTCTCGGCCGTCAAGGCGATCCTCGAGGCCGGCGAGTTCGAGGTCGAGCTCGGTCTCTGA
- a CDS encoding GntR family transcriptional regulator, with the protein MTPPVVHSLREQIREHIVEGIVSGRWKPGERIVERRIAVELEVSQTPVREALRELETLRLIESAPNKGVRVRNLSAADLEEIYPVRAGLEQIAAELAAPRLASDCSALEPHVAALWEADRTEDGTAQVRHTVGFHREMVRAAGNSVLLHTWESLGIEVFTALSIRWLGTVQKSYAEEHEALVEAFRTRDPDIGVLVKRHVLGCAPRA; encoded by the coding sequence ATCACCCCACCCGTCGTGCACTCGCTGCGCGAGCAGATCCGCGAGCACATCGTGGAGGGGATCGTCAGCGGGCGCTGGAAGCCCGGCGAGCGGATCGTCGAGCGCCGGATCGCCGTGGAGCTGGAGGTCAGCCAGACCCCCGTACGGGAGGCCCTGCGCGAGCTGGAGACGTTGCGGCTGATCGAGTCGGCGCCGAACAAGGGCGTGCGCGTACGGAACCTCTCCGCGGCCGACCTGGAGGAGATCTACCCGGTCCGGGCCGGTCTGGAGCAGATCGCGGCCGAGCTGGCCGCGCCGCGCCTGGCGAGCGACTGCTCGGCGCTGGAGCCACACGTGGCGGCGCTGTGGGAGGCCGACCGGACCGAGGACGGGACCGCGCAGGTGCGCCACACCGTCGGGTTCCACCGGGAGATGGTGCGGGCGGCCGGGAACAGCGTGCTGCTGCACACCTGGGAGAGCCTGGGCATCGAGGTGTTCACGGCCCTGTCCATCCGCTGGCTGGGGACCGTCCAGAAGTCCTACGCCGAGGAGCACGAGGCCCTCGTGGAGGCCTTCCGCACGCGGGATCCGGACATCGGAGTGCTCGTGAAGCGGCATGTCCTGGGGTGCGCCCCGCGCGCCTGA
- the aceE gene encoding pyruvate dehydrogenase (acetyl-transferring), homodimeric type: protein MSDPVGKLPSELDQLPDRDTEETAEWAASLDAVAQAAGTRRAEYLLRRTLQHAEAAGLALPKLLETDYVNTIPTAAEPEFPGDEEMEAKITAWNRWNAAAMVTRGSKYGVGGHIATFASAAWLYETGFQHFFRGKEADGSGDQLYIQGHASPGIYARAFLDGRISEQQLDNFRQESGGNGLPSYPHPRRLPWLWEFPTVSMGLGPLSAIYQARFNRYLQNRSIKDTANSHVWAFLGDGEMDEPESTAALALASREQLDNLTFVINCNLQRLDGPVRANFRVVQELEAQFRGAGWNVIKSLWGSAWDELFQLDTTGALVRRLREVPDAQFQTYATRDVAYIRQHFFGANAELVALGGLLSDAKIAECFHSSRGGHEPRKVYAAYKAALEHKGAPTVILAQTVKGYTLGAGFESKNANHQMKKLTIDEFKSMRDKLGLPIPDSAFADGQVPYGHPGANSPEVRYLNERRAALGGPAPARKVKHVALPAPADRSFAPLLKGSGKQEMATTMAFVRLVKDLMRDKETGKRWVPIVPDEARTFGMESLFPSAGIYSPLGQTYEPVDRDQLMYYKEAKDGQILNEGITEAGAMADFIAACTSYATHGEPMIPFYIFYSMFGWQRTADQMWQLADQLGKGFIVGATAGRTTLTGEGLQHADGHSHLIASTNPASLNYDPAFAYEIAVIVKDGLRRMYGETPEDVFYYLTVYNEPKVQPAMPEGVEEGILKGLYRFNTAADLAEAAPAADAPKVQLMASGTAIHWILEAQKLLAAEWNVAADVWSATSWGELRRDALECDEALLRGEVRTPYVTRALEGAAGPVLAVSDWMRQVPDQISQWVEQDYTSLGTDGFGLSDTREGARRHFGVDAQSIVVAALAQLARRGEVPASAVKEARERYGL, encoded by the coding sequence ATGTCCGACCCCGTAGGAAAGCTTCCGAGCGAGCTCGACCAGCTCCCGGACCGCGACACCGAGGAGACCGCCGAATGGGCGGCCTCCCTCGACGCCGTCGCACAGGCCGCCGGTACGCGCCGCGCCGAATACCTGCTCCGCCGCACGCTCCAGCACGCCGAGGCCGCCGGCCTCGCCCTGCCGAAGCTGCTGGAGACGGACTACGTCAACACCATCCCGACCGCCGCGGAGCCCGAGTTCCCCGGTGACGAGGAGATGGAAGCCAAGATCACCGCATGGAACCGCTGGAACGCGGCCGCCATGGTGACCCGCGGCTCCAAGTACGGCGTCGGCGGCCACATCGCCACCTTCGCCTCGGCCGCGTGGCTCTACGAGACCGGCTTCCAGCACTTCTTCCGCGGGAAGGAGGCCGACGGATCGGGCGACCAGCTCTACATCCAGGGCCACGCCTCCCCCGGCATCTACGCCCGCGCCTTCCTCGACGGGCGCATCTCCGAGCAGCAGCTCGACAACTTCCGCCAGGAGTCCGGCGGCAACGGCCTGCCGTCCTACCCGCACCCGCGGCGCCTGCCGTGGCTGTGGGAGTTCCCGACGGTGTCCATGGGCCTCGGCCCCCTCTCCGCGATCTACCAGGCGCGCTTCAACCGCTACCTGCAGAACCGGAGCATCAAGGACACCGCCAACTCGCACGTCTGGGCCTTCCTGGGCGACGGCGAGATGGACGAGCCCGAGTCGACCGCCGCCCTGGCCCTCGCCTCCCGCGAGCAGCTCGACAACCTGACCTTCGTCATCAACTGCAACCTGCAGCGCCTCGACGGTCCGGTCCGCGCCAACTTCCGCGTGGTCCAGGAGCTGGAGGCCCAGTTCCGCGGCGCCGGCTGGAACGTCATCAAGTCGCTGTGGGGCTCCGCCTGGGACGAGCTGTTCCAGCTCGACACCACGGGCGCCCTCGTACGCCGCCTGCGCGAGGTACCGGACGCGCAGTTCCAGACGTACGCGACCCGCGACGTGGCCTACATCCGCCAGCACTTCTTCGGCGCCAACGCCGAGCTCGTCGCCCTCGGCGGCCTGCTCTCCGACGCGAAGATCGCCGAGTGCTTCCACAGCTCCCGCGGCGGCCACGAGCCCCGCAAGGTCTACGCCGCGTACAAGGCCGCCCTGGAGCACAAGGGTGCGCCGACGGTCATCCTCGCGCAGACCGTCAAGGGCTACACGCTGGGCGCCGGGTTCGAGTCGAAGAACGCGAACCACCAGATGAAGAAGCTGACGATCGACGAGTTCAAGAGCATGCGCGACAAGCTCGGCCTCCCGATCCCGGACAGCGCCTTCGCCGACGGCCAGGTCCCTTACGGCCACCCGGGCGCGAACAGCCCCGAGGTCCGGTACCTGAACGAGCGCCGCGCGGCGCTCGGCGGCCCCGCCCCGGCCCGCAAGGTCAAGCACGTGGCCCTGCCCGCCCCCGCGGACCGTTCCTTCGCCCCGCTGCTCAAGGGCTCCGGCAAGCAGGAGATGGCCACCACCATGGCCTTCGTCCGGCTCGTCAAGGACCTGATGCGGGACAAGGAGACCGGCAAGCGCTGGGTGCCGATCGTCCCCGACGAGGCCCGTACCTTCGGTATGGAGTCCCTCTTCCCGTCGGCCGGCATCTACTCGCCGCTGGGCCAGACGTACGAGCCGGTCGACCGCGACCAGCTCATGTACTACAAGGAAGCCAAGGACGGCCAGATCCTCAACGAGGGGATCACCGAGGCCGGCGCCATGGCCGACTTCATCGCCGCCTGCACGTCGTACGCGACGCACGGCGAGCCGATGATCCCGTTCTACATCTTCTACTCGATGTTCGGCTGGCAGCGCACCGCCGACCAGATGTGGCAGCTCGCCGACCAGCTCGGCAAGGGCTTCATCGTCGGCGCCACCGCCGGCCGCACCACCCTGACCGGTGAGGGCCTCCAGCACGCGGACGGCCACTCGCACCTGATCGCGTCCACGAACCCGGCGTCGCTCAACTACGACCCGGCCTTCGCGTACGAGATCGCGGTGATCGTCAAGGACGGTCTGCGCCGGATGTACGGCGAGACGCCGGAAGACGTCTTCTACTACCTGACGGTCTACAACGAGCCGAAGGTGCAGCCCGCCATGCCGGAGGGCGTGGAGGAAGGCATCCTCAAGGGCCTCTACCGCTTCAACACGGCGGCGGACCTGGCGGAGGCGGCCCCGGCCGCCGACGCCCCCAAGGTCCAGCTGATGGCCTCGGGTACGGCGATCCACTGGATCCTGGAGGCGCAGAAGCTGCTGGCCGCCGAGTGGAACGTGGCCGCCGACGTCTGGTCCGCCACCTCCTGGGGCGAGCTGCGGCGCGACGCGCTGGAGTGCGACGAGGCGCTGCTGCGCGGCGAGGTGCGCACCCCGTACGTCACCCGCGCGCTGGAGGGTGCCGCCGGCCCCGTCCTCGCGGTCTCCGACTGGATGCGTCAGGTCCCGGACCAGATCAGCCAGTGGGTGGAGCAGGACTACACCTCGCTCGGTACGGACGGCTTCGGCCTGTCCGACACCCGTGAGGGCGCCCGCCGCCACTTCGGTGTCGACGCCCAGTCGATCGTGGTGGCCGCGCTGGCCCAGCTCGCCCGCCGCGGCGAGGTACCGGCGTCCGCCGTCAAGGAGGCCCGGGAGCGCTACGGCCTCTGA
- a CDS encoding DUF4240 domain-containing protein → MDETEFWEIVDRTREAADGDPEEHAELLVERLALLDPDSVLDFARHFESRYNRAYTWDLWGAAWVLLDGASDDAFDYFRCWLIGQGREVFEGGVHDPDQLAELLGDFDEEIDGDGEELGYAADEAYEQLTGAVAPDLGIPLQAAEPEGAPLDFENEAVLAERFPRLWDRFRS, encoded by the coding sequence ATGGACGAGACGGAGTTCTGGGAGATCGTCGACCGTACCCGCGAGGCCGCCGACGGCGACCCCGAGGAACACGCCGAGCTGCTCGTGGAGCGGCTCGCGCTGCTCGACCCGGACTCCGTCCTGGACTTCGCCCGCCACTTCGAGTCCCGGTACAACCGGGCGTACACCTGGGACCTGTGGGGCGCGGCCTGGGTGCTCCTCGACGGGGCGAGCGACGACGCCTTCGACTACTTCCGCTGCTGGCTGATCGGCCAGGGGCGGGAGGTGTTCGAGGGCGGGGTGCACGATCCCGACCAGCTGGCGGAGCTCCTGGGCGATTTCGACGAGGAGATCGACGGGGACGGCGAGGAGCTGGGGTACGCGGCCGACGAGGCGTACGAGCAGCTGACCGGGGCGGTGGCGCCGGATCTGGGCATCCCGCTGCAGGCGGCCGAGCCGGAGGGCGCCCCGCTGGACTTCGAGAACGAAGCCGTGCTCGCGGAGCGCTTCCCCCGGCTGTGGGACCGGTTCCGCAGCTGA
- a CDS encoding SDR family NAD(P)-dependent oxidoreductase — protein sequence MNRYEGRRVLITGGGSGIGQATVHRILAEGGRVHAVDVNEAGLKATADRAAAGGHLPAVAGGGHAARLTTALLDISDENAVKEGVAAAADVLGGIDVLVNAAGILRSAHTHRTTLDLWNQVIGVNLTGTFLMIRESLPALLAGDRPVVVNFSSTSASFAHPYMSAYAASKGGIQSMTHALAAEYSKQGLRFVSVAPGSIESGMTTGTGPGLPEDTDWSLFTKLAPALGQGFAGPQTVAGVVAMLGSEDGAFITGTEIRIDGGTHY from the coding sequence ATGAACCGTTACGAAGGACGTCGTGTCCTCATCACCGGCGGTGGCTCCGGCATCGGCCAGGCCACCGTCCACCGCATCCTCGCCGAGGGCGGCCGGGTCCACGCCGTGGACGTCAACGAGGCCGGCCTGAAGGCCACCGCCGACCGCGCCGCCGCAGGGGGGCACCTCCCAGCGGTAGCTGGGGGAGGCCACGCGGCCCGGCTCACCACCGCGCTCCTCGACATATCCGACGAGAACGCCGTCAAGGAGGGCGTGGCCGCCGCGGCCGACGTCCTCGGCGGGATCGACGTACTCGTCAACGCCGCGGGCATCCTGCGCTCCGCGCACACCCACCGGACCACCCTCGACCTCTGGAACCAGGTCATCGGGGTCAACCTGACCGGCACCTTCCTGATGATCCGCGAGTCCCTCCCCGCGCTGCTCGCGGGCGACCGGCCGGTCGTCGTGAACTTCAGCTCCACCTCGGCGTCCTTCGCCCACCCCTACATGTCCGCCTACGCGGCCAGCAAGGGCGGCATCCAGTCCATGACGCACGCCCTGGCGGCCGAGTACAGCAAGCAGGGCCTGCGCTTCGTCAGCGTCGCACCCGGCTCCATCGAGAGCGGCATGACCACCGGCACCGGCCCCGGCCTGCCGGAGGACACCGACTGGTCCCTCTTCACCAAGCTGGCCCCGGCCCTCGGCCAGGGCTTCGCCGGCCCGCAGACCGTCGCCGGCGTCGTCGCCATGCTGGGCTCCGAGGACGGTGCGTTCATCACCGGTACGGAGATCCGCATCGACGGCGGTACGCACTACTGA
- a CDS encoding TetR/AcrR family transcriptional regulator, with translation MRSPRPYSPQAGPGAQSLTERRKAATQLDIARAACELFAEHGPDGTTAEDIAHRAGVALRTFYRYFRNKQEAVAPLLAGGGDAWRALLAEEDPGTPLGEALERAVTRSLSGQQAVEEGLEVTRGLLRAAADDQALRAVWYRVNQDSEEHLVPAISRLVGPEADPLEVRLLAAAATDAIRVSLELWSTTQDPVSGSGSPAELAVRCLRDLTGAMPLLLR, from the coding sequence GTGAGATCCCCTCGTCCGTACTCTCCCCAGGCCGGCCCCGGAGCCCAGTCGCTGACCGAGCGCCGCAAGGCCGCCACCCAGCTCGACATCGCCCGCGCGGCCTGCGAACTGTTCGCCGAACACGGCCCCGACGGCACCACCGCCGAGGACATCGCCCACCGGGCGGGGGTGGCCCTGCGCACCTTCTACCGCTACTTCCGCAACAAGCAGGAGGCGGTGGCCCCGCTGCTGGCGGGCGGTGGTGACGCCTGGCGCGCCCTGCTCGCCGAGGAGGACCCCGGCACACCGCTGGGCGAGGCGCTGGAACGCGCGGTCACCCGGTCCCTGAGCGGACAGCAGGCGGTCGAGGAGGGCCTGGAGGTGACCCGCGGCCTGCTGCGCGCGGCGGCGGACGACCAGGCCCTGCGCGCGGTCTGGTACCGGGTGAACCAGGACTCCGAGGAGCACCTGGTCCCGGCGATCTCCCGGCTGGTGGGCCCGGAGGCGGATCCGCTGGAGGTGCGCCTGCTCGCGGCGGCGGCCACGGACGCGATCCGCGTCTCGCTGGAGCTGTGGTCGACGACGCAGGACCCGGTCTCGGGCTCCGGATCCCCGGCGGAACTCGCGGTCCGCTGTCTGCGCGACCTGACAGGGGCGATGCCCCTGCTCCTCCGCTAG
- the glnA gene encoding type I glutamate--ammonia ligase produces the protein MFKNADEVKQYIEENDVKFVDVRFCDLPGVMQHFTIPARAFDPAEELAFDGSSIRGFQAIHESDMALRADITTARLDPFRKDKTLNINFFIHDPITGEAYSRDPRNIAKKAEAYLASTGIADTAFFGPEAEFYVFDSVRFATSANEGFYHIDSEAGAWNTGSEENNRGYKVRYKGGYFPVAPVDHFADLRAEISLELDAQGLQVERQHHEVGTGGQAEINYKFNTLLAAADDLMLFKYIVKNVAWRNGKTATFMPKPIFGDNGSGMHVHQSLWANGDPLFYDEAGYAGLSDTARYYIGGILKHAPSLLAFTNPTVNSYHRLVPGFEAPVNMVYSQRNRSAAMRIPITGSNPKAKRVEFRAPDPSSNPYLAFSALLLAGLDGIKNKIEPMEPIDKDLYELSPDEHASVPQVPTSLEDVLKALEEDHEYLLAGGVFTPDLIETWIDYKRTHEIAPIALRPHPHEFELYFDI, from the coding sequence ATGTTCAAGAACGCCGACGAAGTGAAGCAGTACATCGAGGAGAACGACGTCAAGTTCGTCGACGTCCGCTTCTGTGACCTGCCTGGTGTGATGCAGCACTTCACCATCCCGGCGCGAGCGTTCGACCCGGCGGAGGAGCTCGCCTTCGACGGATCCTCGATCCGCGGCTTCCAGGCGATCCACGAGTCCGACATGGCGCTGCGTGCCGACATCACCACCGCGCGTCTGGACCCGTTCCGCAAGGACAAGACGCTCAACATCAACTTCTTCATCCACGACCCGATCACGGGTGAGGCCTACAGCCGCGACCCGCGCAACATCGCGAAGAAGGCCGAGGCGTACCTCGCCTCCACCGGCATCGCCGACACCGCGTTCTTCGGCCCCGAGGCCGAGTTCTACGTGTTCGACAGCGTGCGCTTCGCGACCTCCGCGAACGAGGGCTTCTACCACATCGACTCCGAGGCCGGCGCCTGGAACACGGGCTCCGAGGAGAACAACCGTGGTTACAAGGTCCGCTACAAGGGTGGTTACTTCCCCGTAGCCCCGGTCGACCACTTCGCCGACCTGCGCGCCGAGATCTCCCTCGAGCTGGACGCCCAGGGCCTCCAGGTCGAGCGTCAGCACCACGAGGTCGGCACCGGTGGCCAGGCCGAGATCAACTACAAGTTCAACACGCTGCTCGCCGCGGCCGACGACCTGATGCTCTTCAAGTACATCGTGAAGAACGTCGCCTGGCGCAACGGCAAGACCGCGACCTTCATGCCGAAGCCGATCTTCGGTGACAACGGCTCGGGCATGCACGTGCACCAGTCGCTGTGGGCGAACGGCGACCCGCTGTTCTACGACGAGGCCGGCTACGCGGGCCTGTCGGACACCGCGCGCTACTACATCGGCGGCATCCTCAAGCACGCCCCGTCGCTGCTGGCGTTCACCAACCCGACGGTGAACTCCTACCACCGCCTGGTGCCGGGCTTCGAGGCGCCGGTCAACATGGTGTACTCGCAGCGCAACCGCTCCGCCGCCATGCGCATCCCGATCACGGGCTCGAACCCGAAGGCCAAGCGCGTCGAGTTCCGCGCGCCGGACCCGTCCTCGAACCCGTACCTCGCCTTCTCGGCGCTGCTCCTCGCGGGCCTCGACGGCATCAAGAACAAGATCGAGCCGATGGAGCCGATCGACAAGGACCTCTACGAGCTCTCGCCCGACGAGCACGCGAGCGTCCCGCAGGTCCCGACCAGCCTCGAGGACGTCCTCAAGGCCCTGGAGGAGGACCACGAGTACCTCCTGGCCGGCGGTGTCTTCACCCCCGACCTGATCGAGACCTGGATCGACTACAAGCGCACGCACGAGATCGCCCCGATCGCGCTGCGTCCGCACCCGCACGAGTTCGAGCTCTACTTCGACATCTAG